One genomic window of Desulfurococcus mucosus DSM 2162 includes the following:
- a CDS encoding polysaccharide deacetylase family protein produces the protein MRCAVLTFDDGYLSHYEIAKMLYRMDVPATFFIITGLMEYNGRRLLATRPELIREMRDMGHEIASHTVSHRDLTRIPVWEVEREAAESKKMLEETVRDEVKGLAYPYGSFNDRVVEVVRRYYSYGRTMGTVNRWNEKADSYVIGSIGIRHLPEVPMRLLVNRTGLVVLTMHDERQLIVRAVVELLRALGFRLTTLSEALRGHNV, from the coding sequence GTGAGGTGTGCTGTGCTGACTTTTGACGACGGATATCTAAGCCACTACGAGATAGCCAAGATGCTCTACCGAATGGACGTCCCCGCGACCTTCTTCATAATAACGGGGCTCATGGAGTACAATGGCAGGAGGCTCTTGGCCACGAGGCCCGAGCTGATCAGAGAGATGAGGGACATGGGGCACGAGATAGCCTCACATACAGTGAGCCACAGAGATTTGACGAGAATACCTGTATGGGAGGTAGAGCGCGAGGCCGCTGAATCCAAGAAAATGCTCGAGGAAACAGTGAGAGATGAGGTCAAGGGCCTCGCCTACCCATACGGCTCGTTCAACGATAGGGTAGTCGAGGTCGTTAGGAGATATTACTCCTATGGCAGGACAATGGGTACAGTTAATAGATGGAACGAAAAGGCCGACTCTTATGTGATTGGAAGCATAGGTATTAGACACCTACCGGAGGTGCCCATGAGACTGCTCGTGAACAGGACCGGTCTTGTGGTGCTGACTATGCACGACGAGAGGCAGCTGATCGTAAGGGCTGTCGTGGAGCTCCTCAGGGCCCTGGGGTTCAGGCTGACTACGCTTAGCGAGGCACTGAGGGGGCACAATGTATAA
- a CDS encoding glycosyltransferase family 4 protein has translation MIDGKLAEEDGQGWHFRSALALRRLGGFAVEAVRPSGESQGLVKVVDEIPLVLTPTLRLSPSHMLWKWDEVSPELARYVEHRVSRDGYIPYIHEYRALNSELVVRRLTDHPVILQHHGSSPPSLSRLMNPSPFSVAKELSKIKREGLLRKIHGVFFVVNIREKKYLEEVLGVEARVLFRTMAVDFEKLRPPAWEEVQRFREALGIPLDAVVLVSYVGIFREEASFLKGLHYIPVIWKMLRKEYGGRIVIVLTGVSGRWRDMLREMGIRVYGFLPHQEFLRFLSTSDIYFFPATGGYYGGPGVAVMEAMALGKPVVSPTFLEMPREAIPRTGAVVTPFVGNAKDLNVFIKRLKYVVDNVEVFRARTSMIREEAHRVFSWESFVRDFTDAARGL, from the coding sequence ATGATCGATGGTAAGTTGGCAGAGGAGGATGGCCAGGGCTGGCACTTCAGGTCAGCCTTAGCTCTGAGGAGGCTCGGCGGCTTTGCCGTAGAGGCTGTGAGGCCTAGTGGAGAAAGCCAAGGGCTTGTCAAGGTCGTAGATGAGATCCCCCTCGTGCTCACACCCACATTGAGACTGTCGCCGAGCCATATGTTATGGAAATGGGACGAGGTCTCGCCAGAGCTGGCGAGATATGTGGAGCACAGAGTATCGAGAGACGGCTATATACCCTATATACACGAGTACAGAGCCCTTAACTCAGAGCTTGTTGTAAGAAGGCTCACAGACCACCCAGTGATTCTACAACACCACGGGTCCAGCCCCCCAAGCCTCTCTAGGCTCATGAATCCTAGTCCTTTCTCAGTAGCTAAGGAACTTTCTAAGATAAAGAGAGAGGGGCTCTTGAGAAAGATCCACGGTGTGTTCTTCGTGGTGAATATTAGGGAGAAGAAATACCTGGAGGAAGTGTTGGGTGTAGAAGCTCGTGTGCTGTTTAGAACTATGGCCGTGGACTTCGAGAAACTGAGGCCCCCTGCTTGGGAAGAGGTTCAGAGGTTCAGAGAAGCCCTCGGTATACCTCTAGATGCTGTGGTATTGGTCAGCTATGTAGGGATATTTAGAGAAGAGGCTAGTTTCCTCAAGGGCCTCCACTATATACCCGTGATATGGAAGATGCTCAGGAAAGAGTATGGGGGCAGGATAGTGATCGTCCTTACGGGTGTCAGTGGAAGGTGGAGAGATATGCTTAGGGAGATGGGTATCAGGGTTTACGGGTTTCTCCCTCACCAGGAGTTCCTGAGGTTCTTGAGTACCTCCGACATATACTTCTTTCCGGCCACCGGAGGCTACTATGGCGGTCCTGGCGTGGCTGTAATGGAGGCCATGGCCCTGGGCAAGCCTGTGGTGAGCCCCACATTCCTTGAGATGCCTAGAGAAGCTATACCGAGGACAGGCGCTGTAGTAACACCCTTTGTAGGCAATGCCAAAGACCTCAATGTCTTTATAAAGAGGCTCAAGTATGTGGTAGACAATGTAGAGGTCTTCAGGGCGAGGACAAGCATGATAAGAGAGGAGGCTCATAGGGTCTTCTCGTGGGAATCTTTTGTGAGAGACTTCACTGATGCTGCGAGGGGGCTGTAG
- a CDS encoding Gfo/Idh/MocA family protein has protein sequence MVRLRVGIVGGGFAAGHHVKGWRANKAKVVAVSDIAVERARVFAESHGIPRYFSSLEEMLKDVELDVVSICTPPQTHREVAVKVAQANANMFVEKPLATSYSDAAEILNVARSKGVKVGVVSNYLYTPVSIKARRLVREGVIGPVCRVDIAVYAPREVVLARSGGWLESLPGHVFGEVLPHAIYILQDIIGKLDVVSVDFSRLSEGGWTLYDELYAVLRGERGVGRLTISYNARRFDIYVYVEGEKGSLIYNPVGKIISRLSTSWRWASNLLSLKPYLELGFDHIFNRAPRDPFAENIGDFIRLLERRDDDHLDMLLNQVRVYEEILREYR, from the coding sequence ATGGTCAGGCTCAGAGTAGGTATTGTGGGTGGAGGTTTTGCGGCTGGGCATCATGTGAAGGGCTGGAGGGCGAATAAGGCTAAAGTTGTGGCTGTCTCAGATATTGCTGTCGAGAGAGCCAGGGTCTTTGCAGAGAGCCACGGGATCCCCCGCTACTTCAGTTCTCTAGAGGAGATGTTGAAAGATGTAGAGCTGGATGTGGTCTCTATATGTACTCCCCCACAGACCCATAGAGAAGTTGCTGTAAAAGTGGCTCAAGCCAACGCGAACATGTTTGTTGAGAAGCCTCTCGCGACCAGCTACTCCGATGCAGCAGAGATCCTTAATGTTGCGAGATCCAAGGGCGTGAAAGTAGGTGTTGTCTCAAACTACCTCTATACGCCAGTCTCTATTAAAGCGAGGAGACTTGTCAGAGAAGGTGTCATAGGGCCTGTATGCCGTGTCGATATAGCCGTCTACGCGCCTAGGGAGGTGGTCCTAGCCAGGAGCGGTGGCTGGCTCGAGAGCCTGCCAGGACACGTGTTTGGCGAGGTCCTGCCACATGCGATATACATCCTGCAAGATATTATCGGAAAGCTTGATGTCGTATCTGTAGACTTCTCGAGGCTCTCTGAGGGAGGCTGGACGCTCTATGATGAGCTCTATGCTGTCCTCAGGGGAGAGAGGGGTGTTGGTAGGCTGACTATATCGTATAATGCTAGGAGGTTCGATATCTATGTGTATGTGGAGGGGGAGAAGGGCTCACTGATCTATAACCCTGTCGGCAAGATTATTTCCAGGCTATCTACCAGCTGGAGGTGGGCCTCTAATCTACTGTCTCTCAAGCCCTATCTAGAGCTCGGGTTCGACCATATATTTAACAGGGCCCCGAGAGATCCCTTTGCAGAGAATATAGGAGATTTTATAAGGCTCCTGGAGAGAAGAGACGACGACCACCTAGACATGTTGCTCAACCAGGTCAGGGTATACGAGGAGATCCTGAGGGAGTACCGCTGA